The proteins below come from a single Tachypleus tridentatus isolate NWPU-2018 chromosome 13, ASM421037v1, whole genome shotgun sequence genomic window:
- the LOC143236907 gene encoding uncharacterized protein LOC143236907 isoform X3 codes for MSEVKLLKNQPHHCLSEKSANGFVAGTIQNCSVQEKFLDKIIPPGLSRLSSTLSESLLVTQDSIKKAEHVKTQPQVIDSFSRPSYSQETNSCINFSLPTLDYLLSDSLYSGSDKISKCFVQAKSSSIGSCSTNQNRVSQKFPETCISGGNLLNKNGTFGLLVPIKPKPSPSFIQTSLGKIHTQDLPEDRYENKDNSCLVLEHKVIDKLKSNSSDPIRHEILENNEIIKELKKQNDRFTFSDDLQFLKSEFRDTENILEALTGSLICDDKELLNEALNKTEMQSDKHQYDNSIRYVLENQELENNEILIINKEIECIKGSLCKIVVSEESKDALIKDELKKDCSVNKKEEVNKVFHLNQNDEIEKLAAIEKLQSIDDLSPLNVFSKSDDYTSIPFSENDNSFLAECHRLNITMEIPQVNEYRPNHKNVDFDSLINYSKVFGDKVFCEMSLDEITEKAIDFWSVKDFNKRCSQQTSKCTLNEAYAESEKLIDFPSFDMFLSCNLPETDIEPIVENNDKSKQQRENNTLKEQDTKGDSNIVKITCEKKFPPNLYSIPTSLQDLERKSFTETKQGSVGETVNEYAENDNTLTKKINLNNNNFETSKITLTDVTNPESTSIMENVAKKQCLSITDDILITSSNRVFTEIMDLSCEPSFVDISEIMQEDFKGGHNTYCDVYSNSDKKRIDHPSVFCGTNVLSVENLELQPDERVSESVDLLSDHELYHHVDFLRDNETQLKYDTVCKNKVKNFDLNLAQNQLDEKLSESTETPHGNQDLNRNVENEMEKATFLKGLGLKSLSCCETMVNVYEHYADCLDVLKDKVISAYLKNPLIPSDRATSFYCYLCNTGHLQAGKMTFVSEVYRNLRSTSKQVIPNTLSSKKDLLPKEMKTPVPLCSAVSTSQNEEASLFPYVPVPNNENHNIVTVSSNSKSCNGPLKTSIVTPDFDISVCKKPQSSSHSNILPTSNLSTVLHPVYTKSNLCTSVQVTSSTLRQGYCETSKPPKSLLPALKPKTTKTTEKLPLTSHQVSHKRVSFSPTQSATYTQKSLSRPDTVVTSYALSVGMSLSITSPSSGYFSTQHSSIITTVASRKSLECVSSLEQRTRGNYSVIHVPFSKPANCMSNGKMQTAVYSLRSQNNQNKRILNQENSMTHVSPVRKGKLEKRDISENVSISVFSPHSINKTERELGESKNHIPNNRDLPQSAKRRKKALECEECGKLYSETSSYAFQKHVRRHKLGKQSKEKGSSISNAARFASCPIKIEERMKLRVRTFKCQTCGKAYTDNNILKWHIHTVHNAEIETEEETNRLKL; via the exons ATGTCTgaggtaaaattattaaaaaaccaACCACACCATTGTTTATCTGAGAAAAGTGCCAATGGTTTTGTTGCAGGAACAATCCAGAATTGCAGTGTACAAGAAAAGTTTCTGGATAAGATTATTCCACCAGGATTGAGCAGGCTTTCTAGTACTCTAAGTGAAAGCCTACTTGTCACCCAAGATTCTATAAAAAAAGCAGAACATGTAAAAACTCAGCCTCAAGTGATTGATTCATTTTCTAGACCTAGCTATAGTCAAGAAACAAATTCTTGTATAAATTTTTCATTACCAACTTTAGATTATCTGTTATCAGACTCTCTGTATTCTGgaagtgataaaattagtaaatgttttgttCAAGCAAAATCATCAAGCATTGGTTCTTGCTCTACAAACCAGAACAGGGTTTCACAAAAGTTTCCAGAAACCTGCATTTCAGGTGGAAACTTACTGAACAAAAATGGTACATTTGGGTTACTTGTGCCTATAAAACCTAAGCCATCACCTTCATTTATACAGACTTCATTGGGAAAAATACATACACAAGACCTACCAGAAGATAGATATGAAAACAAAGACAACTCTTGTCTAGTATTAGAGCATAAGGTTATTGATAAGCTGAAATCTAATTCAAGTGATCCTATTAGGCATGAAATTCTGGAAAATAATGAAAtcataaaagaattaaaaaaacagaatGATAGATTTACTTTCAGTGatgatttacagtttttaaaatctGAATTCAGAGACACTGAAAATATCTTAGAGGCCCTTACTGGGAGCTTGATCTGTGATGATAAAGAGCTTTTGAATGAAgctttaaataaaactgaaatgcaGTCTGACAAACATCAGTATGATAATTCAATAAGGTATGTGTTGGAAAATCAGGaacttgaaaataatgaaattctaattataaataaagaaatagaatgCATTAAAGGATCTTTATGTAAAATAGTAGTTTCAGAAGAAAGCAAAGATGCATTAATTAAGGATGAGTTGAAGAAGGATTGTTCAGTAAATAAGAAAGAGgaagttaataaagtatttcatttGAATCAGAATGATGAAATTGAAAAATTAGCAGCTATTGAGAAACTCCAAAGTATTGATGATTTGTCTCCACTTAATGTATTTTCCAAAAGTGATGATTACACATCCATTCCATTTTCAGAAAATGATAATTCATTTCTTGCAGAATGTCATAGACTGAACATTACAATGGAAATACCTCAGGTAAATGAATACAGACCAAACCATAAAAATGTAGACTTTGATAGCTTAATAAACTACTCAAAAGTGTTTGGTGATAAAGTGTTTTGTGAGATGTCTTTAGATGAAATAACTGAAAAAGCAATAGATTTTTGGAGTGTTAAAGATTTTAACAAAAGATGTTCTCAACAGACATCAAAATGTACATTAAATGAAGCTTATGCAGAATCTGAAAAGTTAATAGACTTTCCTTCATTTGATATGTTTCTTTCATGTAACTTGCCTGAAACTGATATAGAGCCTATTGTAGAAAATAATGATAAGTctaaacaacaaagagaaaataaCACCTTGAAAGAACAAGACACGAAAGGTGATTCTAATATAGTGAAAATcacatgtgaaaaaaaattcCCCCCAAATTTATATTCTATACCAACTTCTTTGCAAGATTTAGAGAGAAAgagttttactgaaacaaaacaaGGAAGTGTGGGTGAAACAGTAAATGAATATGCTGAAAATGATAAtacattaacaaagaaaattaatttgaacAATAATAACTTTGAAACCTCTAAAATAACACTGACTGATGTCACAAATCCTGAATCTACCAGTATAATGGAAAATGTGGCTAAGAAACAGTGCTTGTCAATAACAGATGATATCTTAATAACTTCTTCAAATCGGGTATTTACAGAAATTATGGACCTTTCATGTGAACCATCTTTTGTGGACATTTCTGAAATTATGCAAGAAGATTTCAAAGGGGGTCATAATACTTATTGTGATGTATATTCAAACAGTGATAAAAAACGTATAGATCATCCCTCTGTCTTTTGTGGTACAAACGTATTATCTGTTGAAAATCTTGAATTGCAGCCTGATGAAAGGGTTTCAGAATCAGTTGATTTACTAAGTGACCATGAGCTTTATCATCATGTGGATTTTTTAAGGGATAATGAAACTCAGTTGAAGTATGATACTGTTTGTAAAAATAAGGTTAAAAACTTTgatttgaatttagcacaaaaccAGTTGGATGAAAAATTATCAGAATCAACAGAGACTCCACATGGAAACCAAGATTTGAATAGAAATGTTGAGAATGAAATGGAAAAAGCAACATTTTTGAAAGGTCTTGGTTTGAAATCACTCTCCTGTTGTGAAACTATGGTAAATGTTTATGAACACTATGCAGATTGTTTGGATGTTTTAAAAGACAAAGTGATTAGTGCCTACTTGAAGAATCCTCTCATACCTTCAGATAGAGCAACATCTTTCTATTGCTATCTCTGCAACACAGGACATCTTCAAGCTGGAAAAATGACATTTGTGTCTGAAGTGTATCGAAACTTAAGAAGTACATCTAAACAAGTTATACCCAATACATTATCTTCAAAGAAAG atttattacCTAAAGAAATGAAAACCCCAGTTCCTCTTTGCAGTGCTGTATCTACAAGTCAAAATGAAGAAGCAAGTCTTTTTCCTTATGTGCCTGTtccaaataatgaaaatcatAACATTGTAACTGTGTCTTCAAACAGCAAAAGCTGTAATGGTCCACTGAAAACAAGTATAGTAACACCTGATTTTGATATATCTGTGTGTAAAAAACCTCAATCTTCTTCACATAGCAACATTCTCCCAACCTCAAACCTTTCCACTGTATTGCACCCAGTTTATACTAAAAGTAATTTATGTACATCTGTTCAGGTGACTTCATCAACTTTGAGGCAGGGTTATTGTGAAACCTCCAAACCACCAAAATCTTTATTGCCAGCTTTGAAACCTAAGACCACAAAGACTACAGAAAAATTACCTCTAACAAGTCATCAGGTATCCCATAAAAGAGTTTCCTTTTCTCCAACACAATCTGCTACATATACTCAAAAATCTCTGTCAAGACCTGATACTGTAGTGACTTCATATGCTTTGTCAGTTGGAATGAGTTTATCAATAACATCTCCTAGTAGTGGATACTTTTCTACCCAACACTCTTCTATTATTACCACTGTAGCATCAAGGAAGTCTTTGGAATGTGTTAGTAGTCTTGAACAGAGAACTCGAGGAAATTATTCTGTTATTCATGTGCCTTTTAGTAAGCCAGCAAACTGTATGAGTAATGGAAAAATGCAGACAGCTGTATATTCTCTTAGATCacaaaacaaccaaaataaaagaatattaaaccAAGAGAATTCTATGACTCATGTGAGTCCTGTGAGGAAAGGGAAACTTGAAAAAAGAGacatttcagaaaatgtttcTATCTCAGTTTTTTCACCTCATTCCATCAACAAAACAGAAAGAG AGTTAGGAGAAAGTAAAAATCACATCCCAAATAACAGAGATTTACCACAGTCAGCAAAGAGGAGAAAGAAAG CATTGGAGTGTGAAGAATGTGGTAAGTTATACAGCGAGACAAGTAGCTATGCATTTCAGAAACATGTACGTCGACACAAGCTAGGAAAGCAGAGTAAAGAAAAAGGCAGCAGCATCAGCAATGCTGCAAGATTTGCTTCCTGCCCAATCAAAATTGAAGAACGAATGAAACTTCGAGTTCGTACTTTTAAATGCCAAACTTGTGGGAAGGCCTACACTGACAATAACATTCTCAAGTGGCACATTCATACTGTCCATAATG CAGAAATAGAAACAGAAGAGGAAACCAATAGATTGAAATTAtga
- the LOC143236907 gene encoding uncharacterized protein LOC143236907 isoform X2: MSEVKLLKNQPHHCLSEKSANGFVAGTIQNCSVQEKFLDKIIPPGLSRLSSTLSESLLVTQDSIKKAEHVKTQPQVIDSFSRPSYSQETNSCINFSLPTLDYLLSDSLYSGSDKISKCFVQAKSSSIGSCSTNQNRVSQKFPETCISGGNLLNKNGTFGLLVPIKPKPSPSFIQTSLGKIHTQDLPEDRYENKDNSCLVLEHKVIDKLKSNSSDPIRHEILENNEIIKELKKQNDRFTFSDDLQFLKSEFRDTENILEALTGSLICDDKELLNEALNKTEMQSDKHQYDNSIRYVLENQELENNEILIINKEIECIKGSLCKIVVSEESKDALIKDELKKDCSVNKKEEVNKVFHLNQNDEIEKLAAIEKLQSIDDLSPLNVFSKSDDYTSIPFSENDNSFLAECHRLNITMEIPQVNEYRPNHKNVDFDSLINYSKVFGDKVFCEMSLDEITEKAIDFWSVKDFNKRCSQQTSKCTLNEAYAESEKLIDFPSFDMFLSCNLPETDIEPIVENNDKSKQQRENNTLKEQDTKGDSNIVKITCEKKFPPNLYSIPTSLQDLERKSFTETKQGSVGETVNEYAENDNTLTKKINLNNNNFETSKITLTDVTNPESTSIMENVAKKQCLSITDDILITSSNRVFTEIMDLSCEPSFVDISEIMQEDFKGGHNTYCDVYSNSDKKRIDHPSVFCGTNVLSVENLELQPDERVSESVDLLSDHELYHHVDFLRDNETQLKYDTVCKNKVKNFDLNLAQNQLDEKLSESTETPHGNQDLNRNVENEMEKATFLKGLGLKSLSCCETMVNVYEHYADCLDVLKDKVISAYLKNPLIPSDRATSFYCYLCNTGHLQAGKMTFVSEVYRNLRSTSKQVIPNTLSSKKGEHIQELNAMLGEQNWMQFYMDLLPKEMKTPVPLCSAVSTSQNEEASLFPYVPVPNNENHNIVTVSSNSKSCNGPLKTSIVTPDFDISVCKKPQSSSHSNILPTSNLSTVLHPVYTKSNLCTSVQVTSSTLRQGYCETSKPPKSLLPALKPKTTKTTEKLPLTSHQVSHKRVSFSPTQSATYTQKSLSRPDTVVTSYALSVGMSLSITSPSSGYFSTQHSSIITTVASRKSLECVSSLEQRTRGNYSVIHVPFSKPANCMSNGKMQTAVYSLRSQNNQNKRILNQENSMTHVSPVRKGKLEKRDISENVSISVFSPHSINKTERELGESKNHIPNNRDLPQSAKRRKKALECEECGKLYSETSSYAFQKHVRRHKLGKQSKEKGSSISNAARFASCPIKIEERMKLRVRTFKCQTCGKAYTDNNILKWHIHTVHNEIETEEETNRLKL, translated from the exons ATGTCTgaggtaaaattattaaaaaaccaACCACACCATTGTTTATCTGAGAAAAGTGCCAATGGTTTTGTTGCAGGAACAATCCAGAATTGCAGTGTACAAGAAAAGTTTCTGGATAAGATTATTCCACCAGGATTGAGCAGGCTTTCTAGTACTCTAAGTGAAAGCCTACTTGTCACCCAAGATTCTATAAAAAAAGCAGAACATGTAAAAACTCAGCCTCAAGTGATTGATTCATTTTCTAGACCTAGCTATAGTCAAGAAACAAATTCTTGTATAAATTTTTCATTACCAACTTTAGATTATCTGTTATCAGACTCTCTGTATTCTGgaagtgataaaattagtaaatgttttgttCAAGCAAAATCATCAAGCATTGGTTCTTGCTCTACAAACCAGAACAGGGTTTCACAAAAGTTTCCAGAAACCTGCATTTCAGGTGGAAACTTACTGAACAAAAATGGTACATTTGGGTTACTTGTGCCTATAAAACCTAAGCCATCACCTTCATTTATACAGACTTCATTGGGAAAAATACATACACAAGACCTACCAGAAGATAGATATGAAAACAAAGACAACTCTTGTCTAGTATTAGAGCATAAGGTTATTGATAAGCTGAAATCTAATTCAAGTGATCCTATTAGGCATGAAATTCTGGAAAATAATGAAAtcataaaagaattaaaaaaacagaatGATAGATTTACTTTCAGTGatgatttacagtttttaaaatctGAATTCAGAGACACTGAAAATATCTTAGAGGCCCTTACTGGGAGCTTGATCTGTGATGATAAAGAGCTTTTGAATGAAgctttaaataaaactgaaatgcaGTCTGACAAACATCAGTATGATAATTCAATAAGGTATGTGTTGGAAAATCAGGaacttgaaaataatgaaattctaattataaataaagaaatagaatgCATTAAAGGATCTTTATGTAAAATAGTAGTTTCAGAAGAAAGCAAAGATGCATTAATTAAGGATGAGTTGAAGAAGGATTGTTCAGTAAATAAGAAAGAGgaagttaataaagtatttcatttGAATCAGAATGATGAAATTGAAAAATTAGCAGCTATTGAGAAACTCCAAAGTATTGATGATTTGTCTCCACTTAATGTATTTTCCAAAAGTGATGATTACACATCCATTCCATTTTCAGAAAATGATAATTCATTTCTTGCAGAATGTCATAGACTGAACATTACAATGGAAATACCTCAGGTAAATGAATACAGACCAAACCATAAAAATGTAGACTTTGATAGCTTAATAAACTACTCAAAAGTGTTTGGTGATAAAGTGTTTTGTGAGATGTCTTTAGATGAAATAACTGAAAAAGCAATAGATTTTTGGAGTGTTAAAGATTTTAACAAAAGATGTTCTCAACAGACATCAAAATGTACATTAAATGAAGCTTATGCAGAATCTGAAAAGTTAATAGACTTTCCTTCATTTGATATGTTTCTTTCATGTAACTTGCCTGAAACTGATATAGAGCCTATTGTAGAAAATAATGATAAGTctaaacaacaaagagaaaataaCACCTTGAAAGAACAAGACACGAAAGGTGATTCTAATATAGTGAAAATcacatgtgaaaaaaaattcCCCCCAAATTTATATTCTATACCAACTTCTTTGCAAGATTTAGAGAGAAAgagttttactgaaacaaaacaaGGAAGTGTGGGTGAAACAGTAAATGAATATGCTGAAAATGATAAtacattaacaaagaaaattaatttgaacAATAATAACTTTGAAACCTCTAAAATAACACTGACTGATGTCACAAATCCTGAATCTACCAGTATAATGGAAAATGTGGCTAAGAAACAGTGCTTGTCAATAACAGATGATATCTTAATAACTTCTTCAAATCGGGTATTTACAGAAATTATGGACCTTTCATGTGAACCATCTTTTGTGGACATTTCTGAAATTATGCAAGAAGATTTCAAAGGGGGTCATAATACTTATTGTGATGTATATTCAAACAGTGATAAAAAACGTATAGATCATCCCTCTGTCTTTTGTGGTACAAACGTATTATCTGTTGAAAATCTTGAATTGCAGCCTGATGAAAGGGTTTCAGAATCAGTTGATTTACTAAGTGACCATGAGCTTTATCATCATGTGGATTTTTTAAGGGATAATGAAACTCAGTTGAAGTATGATACTGTTTGTAAAAATAAGGTTAAAAACTTTgatttgaatttagcacaaaaccAGTTGGATGAAAAATTATCAGAATCAACAGAGACTCCACATGGAAACCAAGATTTGAATAGAAATGTTGAGAATGAAATGGAAAAAGCAACATTTTTGAAAGGTCTTGGTTTGAAATCACTCTCCTGTTGTGAAACTATGGTAAATGTTTATGAACACTATGCAGATTGTTTGGATGTTTTAAAAGACAAAGTGATTAGTGCCTACTTGAAGAATCCTCTCATACCTTCAGATAGAGCAACATCTTTCTATTGCTATCTCTGCAACACAGGACATCTTCAAGCTGGAAAAATGACATTTGTGTCTGAAGTGTATCGAAACTTAAGAAGTACATCTAAACAAGTTATACCCAATACATTATCTTCAAAGAAAG GAGAACATATCCAGGAGTTAAATGCCATGCTGGGGGAACAAAATTGGATGCAGTTTTACATGG atttattacCTAAAGAAATGAAAACCCCAGTTCCTCTTTGCAGTGCTGTATCTACAAGTCAAAATGAAGAAGCAAGTCTTTTTCCTTATGTGCCTGTtccaaataatgaaaatcatAACATTGTAACTGTGTCTTCAAACAGCAAAAGCTGTAATGGTCCACTGAAAACAAGTATAGTAACACCTGATTTTGATATATCTGTGTGTAAAAAACCTCAATCTTCTTCACATAGCAACATTCTCCCAACCTCAAACCTTTCCACTGTATTGCACCCAGTTTATACTAAAAGTAATTTATGTACATCTGTTCAGGTGACTTCATCAACTTTGAGGCAGGGTTATTGTGAAACCTCCAAACCACCAAAATCTTTATTGCCAGCTTTGAAACCTAAGACCACAAAGACTACAGAAAAATTACCTCTAACAAGTCATCAGGTATCCCATAAAAGAGTTTCCTTTTCTCCAACACAATCTGCTACATATACTCAAAAATCTCTGTCAAGACCTGATACTGTAGTGACTTCATATGCTTTGTCAGTTGGAATGAGTTTATCAATAACATCTCCTAGTAGTGGATACTTTTCTACCCAACACTCTTCTATTATTACCACTGTAGCATCAAGGAAGTCTTTGGAATGTGTTAGTAGTCTTGAACAGAGAACTCGAGGAAATTATTCTGTTATTCATGTGCCTTTTAGTAAGCCAGCAAACTGTATGAGTAATGGAAAAATGCAGACAGCTGTATATTCTCTTAGATCacaaaacaaccaaaataaaagaatattaaaccAAGAGAATTCTATGACTCATGTGAGTCCTGTGAGGAAAGGGAAACTTGAAAAAAGAGacatttcagaaaatgtttcTATCTCAGTTTTTTCACCTCATTCCATCAACAAAACAGAAAGAG AGTTAGGAGAAAGTAAAAATCACATCCCAAATAACAGAGATTTACCACAGTCAGCAAAGAGGAGAAAGAAAG CATTGGAGTGTGAAGAATGTGGTAAGTTATACAGCGAGACAAGTAGCTATGCATTTCAGAAACATGTACGTCGACACAAGCTAGGAAAGCAGAGTAAAGAAAAAGGCAGCAGCATCAGCAATGCTGCAAGATTTGCTTCCTGCCCAATCAAAATTGAAGAACGAATGAAACTTCGAGTTCGTACTTTTAAATGCCAAACTTGTGGGAAGGCCTACACTGACAATAACATTCTCAAGTGGCACATTCATACTGTCCATAATG AAATAGAAACAGAAGAGGAAACCAATAGATTGAAATTAtga